One region of Salvelinus namaycush isolate Seneca chromosome 3, SaNama_1.0, whole genome shotgun sequence genomic DNA includes:
- the LOC120034213 gene encoding pre-mRNA-splicing factor SYF1-like isoform X1, which yields MHKMPRIWLDYCQFLVAQCKITRSRRTFDRALRALPVTQHPRIWPLYLRFARNLPLPETAIRVYRRYLKLSPENAEEYIDYLRSCSKLDEAAVRLAAVVNDESFVSKEGKSNYQLWHELCDLISQNPDKVNSLNVGAIIRGGLTRFTDQLGKLWCSLADYYIRSGHFEKARDVYEEAILTVVTVRDFTQVFDSYAQFEESMIAAKMETTSEMGKDEEENIDLELRLARFEQLIARRPLLLNSVLLRQNPHNVHEWHKRVKLYEGKPRQIINTYTEAVQTVDPMKATGKPSSLWVSFAKFYEENEQLDDARTIFEKATKVNYKQVDDLAGVWCEYGEMELRHENYEQALRILRKATAIPSKKAEYFDVSEPVQNRVYKSLKVWSMLADLEESMGTFQSTKAVYDRIIDLRIATPQIIINYAMFLEEHNYFEESFKAYERGIALFRWPNVYDIWNTYLTKFIDRYGGKKLERARDLFEQALDGCPAKFAKTIYLLYAKLEEEFGLARHAMAVYERATQAVDNTERHHMFNIYIKRAAEIYGVTYTRAIYQKAIEVLPDEHSRDMCLRFADMESKLGEIDRGRAIYSYCSQICDPRMTATFWQTWKEFEIRHGNEDTIREMLRIKRSVQATYNTQVNFMSSQMMKATTNATGTISDLAPGQMGLDDMKLLEQQAQLLAAEAEQDKPKLKEKILFVRSDTSRSELAELAKQANPDEIDIDIDIDDEDEDEDQGPEEVQLEQKTVPTAVFGGLKEGED from the exons ATGCACAAG ATGCCGAGGATCTGGCTGGACTACTGCCAGTTCCTGGTAGCTCAGTGTAAGATCACCAGGAGCAGACGCACGTTTGACCGAGCACTCCGAGCCCTGCCCGTCACTCAGCACCCTCGCATCTGGCCCCTGTACCTCCGCTTTGCCCGGAACCTGCCCCTGCCTGAGACCGCCATCCGTGTCTATCGCAGGTACCTCAAG CTGTCCCCAGAGAATGCAGAGGAGTACATAGATTACCTGCGTTCCTGCAGCAAGCTGGATGAAGCAGCGGTGCGTCTGGCAGCCGTTGTCAACGATGAGAGCTTTGTGTCCAAAGAGGGCAAGTCTAACTACCAG CTATGGCACGAGCTGTGTGACCTGATCTCTCAGAACCCAGACAAGGTGAACTCTCTGAATGTTGGGGCCATCATCCGTGGAGGCCTCACTCGTTTCACAGACCAGCTGGGCAAACTCTGGTGCTCCCTGGCTGACTACTACATTCGCAGTGGACATTTTGAAAAG GCTCGTGATGTGTATGAGGAGGCCATCTTGACGGTGGTGACGGTGAGAGATTTCACCCAGGTGTTCGACAGCTACGCCCAGTTTGAGGAGAGCATGATCGCTGCCAAGATGGAGACTACCTCCGAGATGGGGAAAGATGAAGAAG AGAACATAGACCTGGAGCTGCGTCTGGCCCGCTTTGAGCAGCTGATCGCCCGCAGGCCCCTCCTGCTGAACAGTGTGCTGCTGAGACAGAACCCCCACAACGTCCACGAGTGGCATAAGAGGGTCAAACTGTACGAGGGGAAACCACGACAG ATCATCAACACCTACACAGAGGCAGTTCAGACTGTAGACCCTATGAAGGCTACAGGGAAACCCAGCTCTCTCTGGGTCTCCTTCGCCAAGTTCTATGAGGAGAACGAGCAGCTAGACGAC GCGCGGACCATCTTTGAGAAAGCCACCAAGGTGAACTACAAGCAGGTTGACGACCTGGCTGGCGTGTGGTGTGAATACGGAGAGATGGAGCTACGCCATGAGAACTACGAACAGGCGCTACGTATACTGAGG AAAGCAACTGCCATCCCGTCCAAGAAGGCGGAGTACTTTGACGTGTCAGAGCCGGTGCAGAACAGAGTGTACAAGTCTCTGAAGGTCTGGTCCATGCTGGCTGACCTGGAGGAGAGTATGGGAACCTTCCAG TCCACCAAGGCGGTGTACGACCGCATCATTGACCTGCGCATAGCCACACCCCAGATAATCATCAACTACGCCATGTTCCTGGAGGAGCACAACTACTTTGAGGAGAGCTTCAAG GCGTACGAGCGCGGCATCGCCCTCTTCAGGTGGCCCAACGTCTATGACATCTGGAACACCTACCTCACCAAGTTCATCGACCGCTACGGGGGCAAGAAGCTGGAGAGGGCCCGGGACCTGTTTGAGCAGGCGCTGGATGGCTGTCCAGCCAAGTTCGCGAAGA CCATCTACCTGCTGTACGCCAAACTGGAGGAGGAGTTTGGGTTGGCGCGTCATGCCATGGCGGTGTACGAAAGAGCCACGCAGGCGGTGGACAACACGGAGAGGCATCACATGTTCAACATCTACATCAAGAGGGCTGCAGAGATCTACGGCGTCACCTACACCAGAGCTATCTACCAGAAAGCCATCGAG GTGCTTCCAGACGAACACTCCAGGGACATGTGTCTGCGCTTCGCTGACATGGAGAGCAAACTGGGCGAGATCGACCGGGGACGAGCCATatactcctactgctctcagaTCTGTGACCCAAGG aTGACGGCTACGTTCTGGCAGACATGGAAGGAGTTTGAGATCCGCCATGGGAATGAAGACACTATCCGGGAGATGCTGAGGATCAAGCGCAGCGTCCAGGCCACGTATAACACACAGGTCAACTTCATGTCCTCACAGATGATGAAGGCCACCACCAACGCCACCGGCACCA tctcAGATCTTGCCCCGGGCCAGATGGGGCTGGATGATATGAAACTGTTGGAGCAGCAGGCCCAACTGCTGGCCGCCGAGGCTGAACAGGACAAACCCAAACTCAAAGAGAAGATCCTCTTCGTCAG GAGTGACACGTCACGCAGCGAGCTGGCTGAACTGGCCAAACAAGCCAACCCTGATGAGATTGATATTGATATTGATAttgatgatgaggatgaggatgaagaccagggcccagagg AGGTGCAGTTGGAACAGAAGACCGTCCCCACCGCTGTCTTTGGAGGGCTGAAAGAAGGAGAAGATTGA
- the LOC120034213 gene encoding pre-mRNA-splicing factor SYF1-like isoform X2, producing the protein MSSLNGKPDVMFEEDDLPYEEEIIRNPYSVKCWMRYIEFKQNGVKSILNMIYERALKELPGSYKLWYNYLRERRKQVKGKCITEPAYEEINNCHERALVFMHKMPRIWLDYCQFLVAQCKITRSRRTFDRALRALPVTQHPRIWPLYLRFARNLPLPETAIRVYRRYLKLSPENAEEYIDYLRSCSKLDEAAVRLAAVVNDESFVSKEGKSNYQLWHELCDLISQNPDKVNSLNVGAIIRGGLTRFTDQLGKLWCSLADYYIRSGHFEKARDVYEEAILTVVTVRDFTQVFDSYAQFEESMIAAKMETTSEMGKDEEENIDLELRLARFEQLIARRPLLLNSVLLRQNPHNVHEWHKRVKLYEGKPRQIINTYTEAVQTVDPMKATGKPSSLWVSFAKFYEENEQLDDARTIFEKATKVNYKQVDDLAGVWCEYGEMELRHENYEQALRILRKATAIPSKKAEYFDVSEPVQNRVYKSLKVWSMLADLEESMGTFQSTKAVYDRIIDLRIATPQIIINYAMFLEEHNYFEESFKAYERGIALFRWPNVYDIWNTYLTKFIDRYGGKKLERARDLFEQALDGCPAKFAKTIYLLYAKLEEEFGLARHAMAVYERATQAVDNTERHHMFNIYIKRAAEIYGVTYTRAIYQKAIEVLPDEHSRDMCLRFADMESKLGEIDRGRAIYSYCSQICDPRMTATFWQTWKEFEIRHGNEDTIREMLRIKRSVQATYNTQVNFMSSQMMKATTNATGTISDLAPGQMGLDDMKLLEQQAQLLAAEAEQDKPKLKEKILFVRSDTSRSELAELAKQANPDEIDIDIDIDDEDEDEDQGPEEVQLEQKTVPTAVFGGLKEGED; encoded by the exons GAGGAAGATGACCTGCCTTATGAGGAGGAGATCATCAGGAATCCGTACTCGGTCAAGTGCTGGATGCGCTACATCGAGTTCAAACAGAATGGCGTCAAGTCCATCCTCAACATGATCTATGAACGAGCTCTGAAAGAGCTACCTGGCAG TTACAAGTTATGGTACAACTAcctgagagagagacggaaacAGGTCAAAGGGAAGTGCATCACGGAGCCAGCCTACGAGGAGATCAACAACTGCCATGAAAGAGCACTGGTTTTCATGCACAAG ATGCCGAGGATCTGGCTGGACTACTGCCAGTTCCTGGTAGCTCAGTGTAAGATCACCAGGAGCAGACGCACGTTTGACCGAGCACTCCGAGCCCTGCCCGTCACTCAGCACCCTCGCATCTGGCCCCTGTACCTCCGCTTTGCCCGGAACCTGCCCCTGCCTGAGACCGCCATCCGTGTCTATCGCAGGTACCTCAAG CTGTCCCCAGAGAATGCAGAGGAGTACATAGATTACCTGCGTTCCTGCAGCAAGCTGGATGAAGCAGCGGTGCGTCTGGCAGCCGTTGTCAACGATGAGAGCTTTGTGTCCAAAGAGGGCAAGTCTAACTACCAG CTATGGCACGAGCTGTGTGACCTGATCTCTCAGAACCCAGACAAGGTGAACTCTCTGAATGTTGGGGCCATCATCCGTGGAGGCCTCACTCGTTTCACAGACCAGCTGGGCAAACTCTGGTGCTCCCTGGCTGACTACTACATTCGCAGTGGACATTTTGAAAAG GCTCGTGATGTGTATGAGGAGGCCATCTTGACGGTGGTGACGGTGAGAGATTTCACCCAGGTGTTCGACAGCTACGCCCAGTTTGAGGAGAGCATGATCGCTGCCAAGATGGAGACTACCTCCGAGATGGGGAAAGATGAAGAAG AGAACATAGACCTGGAGCTGCGTCTGGCCCGCTTTGAGCAGCTGATCGCCCGCAGGCCCCTCCTGCTGAACAGTGTGCTGCTGAGACAGAACCCCCACAACGTCCACGAGTGGCATAAGAGGGTCAAACTGTACGAGGGGAAACCACGACAG ATCATCAACACCTACACAGAGGCAGTTCAGACTGTAGACCCTATGAAGGCTACAGGGAAACCCAGCTCTCTCTGGGTCTCCTTCGCCAAGTTCTATGAGGAGAACGAGCAGCTAGACGAC GCGCGGACCATCTTTGAGAAAGCCACCAAGGTGAACTACAAGCAGGTTGACGACCTGGCTGGCGTGTGGTGTGAATACGGAGAGATGGAGCTACGCCATGAGAACTACGAACAGGCGCTACGTATACTGAGG AAAGCAACTGCCATCCCGTCCAAGAAGGCGGAGTACTTTGACGTGTCAGAGCCGGTGCAGAACAGAGTGTACAAGTCTCTGAAGGTCTGGTCCATGCTGGCTGACCTGGAGGAGAGTATGGGAACCTTCCAG TCCACCAAGGCGGTGTACGACCGCATCATTGACCTGCGCATAGCCACACCCCAGATAATCATCAACTACGCCATGTTCCTGGAGGAGCACAACTACTTTGAGGAGAGCTTCAAG GCGTACGAGCGCGGCATCGCCCTCTTCAGGTGGCCCAACGTCTATGACATCTGGAACACCTACCTCACCAAGTTCATCGACCGCTACGGGGGCAAGAAGCTGGAGAGGGCCCGGGACCTGTTTGAGCAGGCGCTGGATGGCTGTCCAGCCAAGTTCGCGAAGA CCATCTACCTGCTGTACGCCAAACTGGAGGAGGAGTTTGGGTTGGCGCGTCATGCCATGGCGGTGTACGAAAGAGCCACGCAGGCGGTGGACAACACGGAGAGGCATCACATGTTCAACATCTACATCAAGAGGGCTGCAGAGATCTACGGCGTCACCTACACCAGAGCTATCTACCAGAAAGCCATCGAG GTGCTTCCAGACGAACACTCCAGGGACATGTGTCTGCGCTTCGCTGACATGGAGAGCAAACTGGGCGAGATCGACCGGGGACGAGCCATatactcctactgctctcagaTCTGTGACCCAAGG aTGACGGCTACGTTCTGGCAGACATGGAAGGAGTTTGAGATCCGCCATGGGAATGAAGACACTATCCGGGAGATGCTGAGGATCAAGCGCAGCGTCCAGGCCACGTATAACACACAGGTCAACTTCATGTCCTCACAGATGATGAAGGCCACCACCAACGCCACCGGCACCA tctcAGATCTTGCCCCGGGCCAGATGGGGCTGGATGATATGAAACTGTTGGAGCAGCAGGCCCAACTGCTGGCCGCCGAGGCTGAACAGGACAAACCCAAACTCAAAGAGAAGATCCTCTTCGTCAG GAGTGACACGTCACGCAGCGAGCTGGCTGAACTGGCCAAACAAGCCAACCCTGATGAGATTGATATTGATATTGATAttgatgatgaggatgaggatgaagaccagggcccagagg AGGTGCAGTTGGAACAGAAGACCGTCCCCACCGCTGTCTTTGGAGGGCTGAAAGAAGGAGAAGATTGA